The Rhodopseudomonas palustris genome window below encodes:
- a CDS encoding HesB/IscA family protein, with protein sequence MDMSFTPSAEKFIRRMLRFSGGTGGFRLVVSAGGCSGLSAQFDIAGAPHTGDAVVDRGDYKLFLPESSLKLLEGVVIDFMETPTSSGFMFHDPKGSNCQCASDSGSKPTAGLHQLREL encoded by the coding sequence ATGGATATGAGCTTCACCCCCTCGGCCGAGAAATTCATCCGTCGCATGCTGCGGTTCAGCGGCGGCACCGGCGGCTTCCGCCTGGTGGTCAGCGCCGGCGGCTGCTCCGGCCTGTCGGCGCAGTTCGATATCGCCGGCGCGCCGCACACCGGGGACGCGGTGGTCGATCGCGGCGACTACAAGCTGTTTTTGCCGGAATCGAGCTTGAAGCTGCTCGAAGGCGTGGTGATCGATTTCATGGAGACGCCGACCTCAAGCGGCTTCATGTTCCACGACCCGAAGGGATCGAACTGTCAGTGCGCCAGCGACAGCGGGTCCAAGCCGACCGCCGGTCTGCACCAGCTGCGGGAGCTGTGA
- a CDS encoding 4Fe-4S binding protein, with the protein MAYKIVASQCTGCSACEPQCPNVAIFEKGGTFAIDPSKCSECIGHYDEPQCVAVCPVDGTCVIDNSVPRYQAA; encoded by the coding sequence ATGGCCTACAAGATCGTCGCCTCGCAATGCACCGGCTGCTCGGCCTGCGAGCCGCAGTGCCCGAATGTGGCGATCTTCGAGAAGGGCGGCACCTTCGCGATCGATCCTTCGAAGTGCTCGGAGTGCATCGGCCACTACGACGAGCCGCAATGTGTCGCGGTGTGCCCGGTCGACGGCACCTGCGTGATCGACAATTCCGTCCCGCGCTACCAGGCAGCATGA